Sequence from the Chloroflexota bacterium genome:
GGCGCTCGCGCATCCCCAGGATTACTTGCTCATCTTCGGCACACCGATTCCTGGGTATGTCGCGCCGGCGGAACGAACGCTGCCCGAAGCCAAGTGCGGGTTCGATGTCTTGGTGGATGAATTGGCGGCGACGCACAAACAGGGTGATTTGAATCTGCCGGCGGAGTACGCCAGACCACCCGCGGCGTTGCAAGCGCAGTTGAGCGCCTGGAAGAAAAACTATGGCTACACCGCACCGATCGCGGCGATGTATGTCGCGCTGGTGTGTTGGTATCGGTTGCATGGGATCGTGTCGCTCGAACTGGACCATCAGCTGCAACCGATGCTCGGCGACGCGAACGAATTCTATCGCGCGCAGGTGAGCGAACTGCTCCAAAACATCGGGTTGAAAGCCGGAGCGTAATCAATGTCCGGTTTTCGCAGAGGCGTTCAATTGAACGCCCCTACCAGACGAACCATCAATGAGAATGGGAAACGCGAACGGGCGTGCGGATGGCGCGCCCGTTCGATTTGAAAGAGTATACCGCAAAAGTGTCGGCGACTTCAGATGACAATGGGCACGGTTTTCTGCCAAGCCTTATCAAAACGACCGCTGTGAAGTTCACTCAACCCAGCGAGCATGGCTTGCGCACAGTCACGTTTCCATCCGCGTCCAGG
This genomic interval carries:
- a CDS encoding TetR/AcrR family transcriptional regulator — its product is MKTKIETVTRRALVHQATREEILDLARQQIAAAGAPALSLRAIARAMKVTAPALYRYFPNRDELVTELIIAAFRSLADTLQAARDARPENAHAARLFACAVAYRKWALAHPQDYLLIFGTPIPGYVAPAERTLPEAKCGFDVLVDELAATHKQGDLNLPAEYARPPAALQAQLSAWKKNYGYTAPIAAMYVALVCWYRLHGIVSLELDHQLQPMLGDANEFYRAQVSELLQNIGLKAGA